TTTGACTGGGTGTATTCGATGAGGCGGCTTTTGTAGTTATGTTCAGCGGCTACAATGGTATTGAAATTGACATGCTCAATGATGCTGCGGATGACAAAATCGAAAGCTGTTTTGATCCCCTTGTCGAGATAGATGGCGCCGATAAGTGATTCGAAGGCGTCGGCAAGGGCGGACTCGCTGCTCCGGATTTTATGGTGGTCAGCCGATTCGCCGAGGATGAGGTGGTCGCCGAGGCAAAGGCTTCGGGCAAAACCGGCAAGTGATTTGCTGTTGACAATTTTGGCGCGGTTGCTTGAAAGTTCTCCTTCAGCGCTGGTGGGAAATTTTCTGAAAAGGTATTCGGAAATCAACATGCCGAGCACCGAGTCGCCGAGAAATTCAAGGCGCTGGTTTGATTCGATGAGGCTGGTTGTTGCCGGGTCATGAACGACGGAGCGGTGGGTTAACGCGGTCTGATAAAGTGGCAGGTTACTGACGGGCTCTCCGACAAGCTGCTGCAGATAGGCAACAGTTTCAGCCGAAAGATCAGTTTCTGTTCCGGAAGTATTAACCGCTCCCGAACTCCTGTTCGTCTCATTACCATCACCTAAATCAGCCAGGCTTCTCAGCTTTTCCCAAAACTTCTCCAAAGCCGACAATCTTTTTCCTTTACAGCGATGAACCGTTTCTGAAAATGATTGAGCCGTTGTGCCCTCCAAAGCCGAAGCCGTTGTTGAGTGCGTACTCAATTGAGCGTTTTTTGGGTATGTTCGGCGTTACATCCAGCTCAACCAGCGGGTCAAGATTGTCGAGGTTGATGGTTGGTGGAACGGTCTGGTGTTGCATGGCAAGCAGACAGGCAATTGATTCAACAACTCCGGCAGCGCCGAGAAGGTGGCCGGTCATGGATTTTGTTGAACTGATGCTGAGTTTACGGGCGTGCTCACCAAAAAGGGTTTTGATGGCGGCGATTTCGGCAAGATCTCCAAGGGGAGTGGCGGTTCCGTGGGTGTTGATGTAGTCAATGTTTTCGGGTGTAATTCCAGCCAGGGTAATTGCGCTCCTCATGGCATTGACAGCCCCTAAGCCTTCCGGGTGCGGAGCAGTCAGGTGATAGGCATCTGCAGTTGCTCCTACACCGACGATCTCTCCGTAGATTTTTGCACCGCGTGCTTTCGCAGATTCAAGGGATTCAAGAATCAACGATCCGGCGCCTTCACCCATGACAAAACCATCACGGTCACGGTCGTAAGGACGTGAGGCCTGTTCTGGCCTGTCGTTGGCTGTAGAGAGTGCTTTTGCGGAATTAAAGCCTCCAATGCTCATCGGCGTAATAGGAGCCTCTGAACCACCGCAAACCATATAGTCGGCCATTCCGCACTGAATGAGCATGAACGAGTCCATAATGGCATGAAGTGATGTAGCACAGGCAGATGCTGTCGCGTAGTTTGGACCCATCAGTCCGTGACGGATTGAAATCTGCCCTGCCGCAATGTCGGGAATAAGCATGGGAATAAAGAAGGGGCTGATGCGTCTCGGGCCCCTGTCAAGATAATTCCTGAACTGTTGATCGTAGGTGGTCATGCCTCCGATTCCAGAGCCATGTACCACACCGATTCTCAGTGGATCGATCTCTTTCAAATCAAGTCCGGAATCTGTCAGTGCATGAGTGGCTGCAATAACAGCATACTGGCAGTAGGGATCCATACGGTCAGCCGCTTTTCTGTCAATGTAGTCCACTGCCTTAAACCCTTTAAGCTCGCAGGCAAAGGTTGTAGCAAAATCAGTTGCATCGAAATAGGTTATGGGCGCAGCGCCACTTTTCCCTTCATGGAGCGCCGTCCAGAACTCCTCTTTTGTAAGACCTACAGGAGATAAAACTCCTATGCCGGTAACAACTACTCTTTTGCGATCCTGAGCCATCTGTAATGATTTAACTGGTTTTCCGTTTGCCTGCTTTCTTGGGGTATTGCTTACTTCTTGTTGACGATGTAATCGATAGCCTGCTGGACGGTGCCGATTTTCTCTGCATCTTCATCAGGAATCTGTACGCCGAATTCGCTTTCAAGTTCCATGATCAGTTCAACGGTATCAAGTGAATCTGCACCGAGATCATCAGAAAATTTTGATTCCATTTTGATCTGATCCCTGTTAACACCCATCTTGCTGACGATAATATCGTATACCTTATCTTTGATTTCTGCTGCAGTCATTACAATGTTCTCCCGATTAAAAGTTGGTTGTTGATAAAAAATTTTGAAAAAGTCAGACAATATACAAAGAAAAGAGGCTTGCCCAAATCACATTACCATACCGCCATTGACGCTGATGACCTGGCCGGTGATGTATGAGGATTGTTCGCCAGCCAGAAAGGCAACGGCATTGGCTACATCCTGCGGTGTGCCGAAGCTGGAGAGCGGTATGGCGTCGAGCATTTTCTGGCGGACTTCATCGGAAAGCGCATCGGTCATTTTCGAGGAGATGAAGCCTGGTGCGA
The DNA window shown above is from Pelodictyon phaeoclathratiforme BU-1 and carries:
- the rnc gene encoding ribonuclease III, producing MSALEKFWEKLRSLADLGDGNETNRSSGAVNTSGTETDLSAETVAYLQQLVGEPVSNLPLYQTALTHRSVVHDPATTSLIESNQRLEFLGDSVLGMLISEYLFRKFPTSAEGELSSNRAKIVNSKSLAGFARSLCLGDHLILGESADHHKIRSSESALADAFESLIGAIYLDKGIKTAFDFVIRSIIEHVNFNTIVAAEHNYKSRLIEYTQSNHLPPPLYTVITETGAEHEKSFTVGVSCSGELLGTGTAQRKKDAEQLAAKEAMERIHLTLS
- the fabF gene encoding beta-ketoacyl-ACP synthase II, with product MAQDRKRVVVTGIGVLSPVGLTKEEFWTALHEGKSGAAPITYFDATDFATTFACELKGFKAVDYIDRKAADRMDPYCQYAVIAATHALTDSGLDLKEIDPLRIGVVHGSGIGGMTTYDQQFRNYLDRGPRRISPFFIPMLIPDIAAGQISIRHGLMGPNYATASACATSLHAIMDSFMLIQCGMADYMVCGGSEAPITPMSIGGFNSAKALSTANDRPEQASRPYDRDRDGFVMGEGAGSLILESLESAKARGAKIYGEIVGVGATADAYHLTAPHPEGLGAVNAMRSAITLAGITPENIDYINTHGTATPLGDLAEIAAIKTLFGEHARKLSISSTKSMTGHLLGAAGVVESIACLLAMQHQTVPPTINLDNLDPLVELDVTPNIPKKRSIEYALNNGFGFGGHNGSIIFRNGSSL
- the acpP gene encoding acyl carrier protein, with the protein product MTAAEIKDKVYDIIVSKMGVNRDQIKMESKFSDDLGADSLDTVELIMELESEFGVQIPDEDAEKIGTVQQAIDYIVNKK